tcgaaatttatatcatatccgaagggtgtcccggaatgatggggatattcttatatatgcatcttgttaatgtcggttatcaggtgttcaccatatgaatgatttttatctctatgtatgggatgtgtattgaaatatgaaatcttgtggtctattgttacgatttgatatatataggttaaacctataactcaccaacatttttgttgacgtttaaagcatgtttattctcaggtgaatattaagagcttccgctgttgcatactaaaataaggacaagatttggagtccatgtttgtatgatattgtgtaaaaactgcattcaagaaactgatttcgatgtaacatatttgtattgtaaaccattatgtaatggtcgtgtgtaaacaggatattttagattatcattatttgataatctacgtaaagctttttaaacctttatttatgaaataaaggttatggtttgttttaaaaatgaatgcagtctttgaaaaacgtctcatatagaggtcaaaacctcgcaacgaaatcaattaatatggaacgtttttaatcaataagaacgggacatttcactatatttatttattttagtcattatggtataaaattcgatcattaatttttttttaaaaaaatacatcaactgtcccgctcgattccaagaaaaataaaaaaaaaattaaagtttaataattaggtcctagatatacttttaataagcctataatttattttACTCCTTTTCGGAtccccgtttattttaaaatcacataatatcaatcgagtattacaatcatttaatatttatttttaatatatattatttatatatggatatgtttttaaataataattattataacatcatatttttattttattttacataattaattttaataacaacaacatataatatttcaaattatatttccaattgttatctatatatatacacacatatctatttacaattaattgttcgtgaatcgtcggaaatggtcgaagggtaattgaaacagttcaaaaattttgagactcaacattacagactttgcttatcgtgtcgaaatcatataagaattaagtttaaatttggtcagaaattctcgagTCGTCACACTTTaaacgattaatcattctaaaaagggggatttgtgtttgaagttggattTCTTTTAACACTACAATAATTAAAGTATAgtaaataacaagaatgagaaaACGGTGTTTATTTCTATGCTTGATAAacgacagggattgttcttttgtaaTTAAACCAGTTATTTCTTAATTACAAGTgattagtttatatcaatttcacaatgtctataaactaagaactatgtttaatcaacaggattctttcttagTTAAATTCACattaaacctagtttactaagatcactctaagtaaactacacgaTTGTAAATCCTAAATACCATTCAATTACCCTCctatatactcacatataggtgactaaatcactaggtgttgaagtacaagttatagcctttgataaactcacataaaccaaatcataacttatataattgaactaggatataaGGATAGTTACAACCAAGGTTGAAAAATTCGCTATTcgaggattaatcggtcgggactttggaaggattaatcggcaattcggggattaatcggagattaatctgattgtactgtatacatttaaatactaaattttaaaaattatatgtgtaacgaTAGAAAAAGACCATAAAcataaagataatttttaacataattgtctaaaattgttcattttgcttcaaaactataaaattttaatttaaattcatgttaaaatgttaaccatttttgacTTTGACTTACTTtggttaccaaattcgattttgatccatcaattgacgttgaccgtttaattaaacggatttttgaaaatcggaacggattgctcctaaaaatgattaatcggggattaatcggcgagtaatcgggttttttacaacactggttacaacaatggatttcttgagaGAACATGGTGTAGATTGATTAACTAATTAGACACAACcgggttaaactcacgtaaaacctaaactacaacaatcacttgaggtaatttcataactatgttgctttggaacttattcaattaccggattaaacacataacaaaatcactcaaGCTTATGTATTTaaccgtctagattactaggtgtattgaagcatAAATTGTTTCCCTAGTTAACTCACATTGATTGGTTTACAATTTATGTAATTGAAGTAAAGAGCTAAGcaatcataactatggttcttgtAGTTGGACTAGATTTCTAAATCAATCAAACAAATatgtaactagcataacatcaaaaaaTAGAATAATCCTAagtcataaatcttacattgaagtaaacacacaaggttttTAGCTAGACATAATCAAAGTAAGAACAATATCACAATTCATACAATTGGAATTCATTAAACTTAGCAACAAATGAATGAAAACAAAagtaccaattgatatgaatgatatagcttcaatcttggtgttgAAAGAGTGAAGATTCCTTCTCTACAAGCCTTTGAACCCTTCTCTACAAGCCTTTGAACCCTTCTCTAAGCCTTCTTGTACGTACTATTTCTCTGGTATTAGTTGTCTGTTGAATGTGAAGGATAACAAGCATTTTATAAGCTTGAAAGTTAGGTAAAACATTGAAACTGggagggatgcgccgcatctctttaatcTTTAGTGAGTTACAACTCGATTTCAACCCAGAACTGTAGGCAAGCCAAGGGATGCGCCGTATCCCTATACAATGCGTCGCATCACTACCTTTTGATGCGCAGCATTGTCTTGATACGTAGCATCTAAAAAAGCCTGGTCTGTTTTGTGTCAAGGGATGCGTCGCATCCCTCATAGATGCACCGCATCTATGTCTGAACTGGTATTTCTGGGCTGTTTTAGCTGCAATTCTTCGTTTTAGACGCTGTTTTCGACCTTTGTCTTCGTTTAGGCACTTGCGATGATCTTTACACTCATTTAcatcaataacaacaataataaactACAATGTACATGGAATATATACAAAAACAAAGCAAGATGtctataatatgtatatatttagcGATATTAGGTATTATAGTCATTTCAAATAATTTGGTGTGCATGGACCCCTATTTAAAAGGAATAAAAATTTAATCTTTTTTTTCGTCAGATTTCAAGAATACCATTCTCAACTATCTATACAACGACTATAgaataaaataatatattaatataaagtaaataaagtaaaacaATAAATTGAAAGGGGAGCATATACGGCTTCCACTTGAACGGCTTTATTATTATGCACCGACGTTCCTGATATTTGAATAAGGGCTACACCATCTAAACTATACGTTTCATCATTCAAGCCTTTGTCTACAATGAAGTTTTTGTAACCAGAGCTCAATCCACCGTAATAACAGaaattattgtaattgttataaaatCCAAAGTTCGAATTCAACATCGTAGCAAAacacatatacaaaataaatataaataataacaaataaaataaaaatacctgCTAATTTTCCTCTACCCTCCTCTGGAGCAGAAGGTGCTGAACCTAATTGTTGAACCAAATTCAGAACTAGAACAAAAGATCTCGAATTTAAAATTACCGTTAATTGTTGAACCTCGTAAATGAGATTGTCGATTGAATGTCGTGATGCTAACGCTACAATCGCACGTCTTCGTGATTCTACTACAATCGATGTTGTTAATCGAAGATTACCAGGACTCGATAATCGATGTTTGACTTATAATCACGAATATGAAGTTGTAAGAAATACACGAACATACCTGATCGAAATCGTTTAGACTGTTTCCAACCCTGACTACGATGTCAAAGGCAAGTAGTGTACTTTTTGATGATGTGTCAAGGTCAAGAGATGAAGTTAAATAAAGGGGAGTGTCAAATTTGAGGGTTAAATTTGTAaatgggtgatgtggtaaaatattattggtagttagatatataatttataaattaataatatataaaaatatgtcctGAAATCTGATTCGCTGAAAATTATTTGACACATCCGTCAACTTATCGACTGACGCCCGGGGCGTCAAATTTTGACGCCGCGTTAGGGGCGGCAAGGGCGTCAAACTACTTGCCAACTGGGATGACGGGAGAAATCTGACGCCTGGTTAAAAACAGTCTTACAACTAAGAAACCTTAATCTATTCGAAAACATAATATATTTCAGTTGCAAGAAGATATCGATGCTGAAATCAAATCATCACAAAAATGAAGTTGTATGAAATACACTAACATACCTGATCGGATTCGTTGTTAGTGAGTCGAATTTAAGGTTGAGATCGCAGGGCTCATATGTTTTTGTTAGATGATGGTGGTATATGTTTTAGGGATTAGGGATCCAATAAATTACAACGTGTTTTCCCTGAAGGGTATTAGTGGAGGATTAGAGGTAACCCAATACTTATCGATCAATAATTAAAATCAATGGCCAGATCATGGGATTAGTGTAAGTCATTTGTCTAATCTAATGGCTAAGATTTAAAGTTGTTTTAATTGATATCTcaatatgcactttattttaatgaGTAGATAGAATAAAATAGAATAGAATAGATAGACAGATAGATTATGTTTTTCGGGGAAAAAAACCAACAACAATTGAATTGAatgttttattataattattacttattacttatacTTACTAGAGTGAGTGCGATTTAATACAAATTTTGtccttcgaaaaaaaaaaaaaaaaaaaaaaaaccatataGCAACcgattattaatactaatgattaAGGTATTAGAATATCTTAGTTCCAATACAATACTCTCTCCGTTACACTACAAGTgttcacttactttttgcacatagttttagaaaatctcactaacttcattATCCACCAATAAGAAATCTTCTCTCTTCAGAATAATCTATTGTCATTGATTGAAATACAAAGTGGACAGTTGTGATGGGACGgagagaatataatatatataattattataattaataattaataatataaaacgtCAATTTTTATTTTGATATTAATTATACTTTCAGTTCCTTTAGTTATGCTCACATAAACTTTTGTTATGGTGCACAACAATTGATTGATTGATGTACATATGTCCTATGTGTATGTGAATAAATTAAACTTTTTATCCACCACTACAACCTTATCACATAACATTAAAGCCCACCACAACCTTTTCTACTATAATCCTTTCCCAACACCCTTTCTTACAATCTTGACATATTGCGTATAAAATTTCGTGGAAACTCCCAAAAAGCCTGCCATTACAAATGTGTGAAGTCTGCATAATTATTTGATCCAATTATGGCCGTTGGATTTTGAGGTAGGACATGAAAGGTGAATTGAGATATGAAAGAAAGACTTTACAAATGGAAGACCACATAATTATTTGATGTAATTGTGGCCGTTGGTTTTTTTAAGTGAGATATGAACGGTTGATTGAAAAAATGATATGAAACAAGACTTTTAAAAAGTAAACTTATTCCCTCGGATTTGCGTTCATAAATTTACCAGTGACTTCAATTCGATCATACCCCATTTTGTATCAAATCATCATCATTATGGTTGAGATCACTGAAATTTCACAACAATCTTCACCACAATCTACACCACAATCTTCACCCAGTTATCTTTATGACGTCTTTCTAAGTTTTCGAGGTGCAGATACTCGTTACAATTTCACTAATCACCTCCACAAGGCTTTGCTTGATTCCACTATCGAGACTTTTTTGGATGATGCTGAGATTCAAACTGGAGAAGAATTAAAACCAGAATTGGAGAATGCGATCAAAGCATCAAGAGCTTCTGTTATCGTGTTGTCCAAGAATTACGCTTCTTCCAGATGGTGCCTTGATGAACTTGTATTGATACTGGAGCAACGTAGGAAGTTTGACCAAATTGTTATACCTATCTTCTATCATGTGGAGCCCGCTGATGTCAGGAAGCAACAAAACAGCTTTGCAGTTGCGATGGCAACTTATAAACAGAGGATGGAGACAGAAGCAGATGCAGAGAAGAAAAGTCAATGGGCTCAAAAGATTAGGCAATGGAAGAAAGCACTTGCTGAAGTTGCTGATTTAAAAGGGAAGGATGCATATGGAAGGTAATTATAAAACCATTTTTTACTCATCAGATTCAACCATTTTTAAACTTGTTTAGGCTAGATCTCTGTAGGCTTAAGTTATGTTTAAATAAGTGCTTTTAGCTTTTGGTTTCatagaaatgatgatgatgatgatactccgTAGTTATTAGAAAGAGTTGCaactttttataaattatattactatTGTAATCTTACATAATTTGAAGTGTTTTCCATCTAATCCTTCATTTGTCCTTGTAATTACATTCAAGGAAAAGCTACAGTTAACAACTTTTATCTGTAGTTTCTAGCAACATCTaagctattttttttttttcaaacataccaacaacaacaacaacataaccCTTAACATTAACTGTTGCTTTAGGagaaaaaatactttttaaatatatATTCATAAATTTTGCCAGGTTGGAAACGATACTTATTGAAGAAATTgttaaagagatcagcagcaaattAGAGATACACAAACGGGGTAATATTCCACACATGATTGGGATGAAGTCTGACATAAATACCATTAAAGTTTTCTTGAAAGATGATTCATCAGATAACACCCAAGTTCTTACACTATGGGGAATGGCTGGGATTGGAAAGACTTACTTAGCTGACTATATCTTTAAGTTGCACCATATCAAATTCGAAAGAAGCTGCTTTCTTGAAGATATTGAAAGGAGGTGTACATCATCAGATGAATTGCTTGATTTACAAAAACGGATCCTTAAAGACTTTCAAGATGGAAGTTGGATGGACGTACAAGATACTAATGTGGGCACCTATAAGATTGAAAAAATACTTCTTAGGAAAAGAACTCTTCTTGTTCTTGATGGTATCAGTAAAGTTGAGCAGTTGGATGCGTTAATCGGGACGAAAGGTCTTCATCCTGGATGCAAATTAATAATAACATCCAAATCTGAATCAATAACAGAAAAATGTAGGTTGTTTGAAACAGAAGTTTCACCAAAGCGTATGAGGCACTTCCTTGAAGGGTTGGACAGGAAAGAGTCAATACAACTTTTACATTGGCATGCCTACGGACGTAATGAACCCAATGAAGACGACAAAGAAGACTCATTGAAGGTTGCAAAGTATTGCAATGGGCATCCCTTGGCTCTTAAAGTTTTGGGTAGTTCTATACGTTATGAAGACGCTACATGGGATGAAATCTTAGAATCGCTAAGTAAAAAGATTCATCATGATATTCAAGAAGTGCTGCAAATAAGTTTCGACTCATTGCCGCATGAAAAGGACAAGGAACTCTTCAAGTTCATTGCCTGTTTTTTCGTTGGAAAGGATAAGGAGTTCAGTGAAGAAATATTAAAAGCATCCGGTAAATGCAGATCTTTTGGGATCAAGAATCTCACTAACAGATGCCTTCTCACAGTATGTCCATATTCTAATAAGTTACTGATGCATCAGCTTCTTCAAGATTTAGGTAGATATGTAGTCCATCAAGAATCACCAGAAAAGCCATGGAAAAGAAGTCTGTTATGGCATCATGGGGATTTTGTAACAGTGTTGCAACAGAAAAAGGTACTGtaatattcaatttttttttttttttttttttttttttttttttttttttttttttttttttgttaagagtacatttgataataacaataaaaaatataACTTCTAATTTAATATCTTGCTATTCCTTTTATTTATTTGTAGGGAACAACAAAAATTCAAGGTCTTGTCCTTGACATGAAAGCATTTGAGGATGATACTTCACGTGGCTCAAGTAGCGTCGATGACTACAACAACTTCAAATCATTTCCATTcatcaattgggttttaagtttatGCTCCCCTAGTGATAATCAACAACCTGTGTTTGAGACCCTTGCATTTAGTGAGATGAGTAATTTAAGACTACTACAACTCAACTATGTAAAAATCAGAGGATCCTACAAGAATTTACCTAAAGGTTTAAGATGGTTGTGCATGCATGGATTTCCTTTGAGTTTTATACCTTCAGAGTTACAAATGGAGAATATGGTTGCTCTTGATATGTCTAATAGCAATCTACAACTTCTTTGGAAGAAGCCCAAGGTACCAACTAGATTgaactttcatttttttttttttgcaattcgTTAACATACATGCATCtttaatttaaattaaattcaaCAGGTGCTTAAGTCACTGAAGTTTCTTAATCTCAGTGGTTGTCCTAAGCTTCTTACTGTTGGTAGCTTCACTGCGTTCCCTGTACTTGAGAGGTTGACACTCGCAGGGTGTATAAATATGGTTGAGGTTAGTGAATCGATTGGGAATTGTCATAGACTTGTAGTCCTAAATATGAGTGAATGTCATCAGCTGAAAAAGCTTCCACAGACCATAGGAAATTTAAAAAACCTTAGAGAACTATTGATAAATGGTTGTATAAATCTTGGTGAGTTTCCTGTTGAGATGAAGGATATGGAGTCACTAGAAATTCTTGAGGCTAACAATATTAACATAGCACCCCAAGTGTCTTCCTCCGCCATTGTGAAGGCTATACCGAGAAGTGTGAACTCCTATTCGATTTCTTTACCAAAATCATTAGTAAGTTTATCCCTTGTAAATAATAATCTGTCTAACGAATCGTTTCCGGTAGATTTCATTGGCCTATCGGTATTGAGGATTTTGTATTTAGATCGTAATCCAATTACTTCCCTCCCCGATTGTGTGAGAAGCCTAACTGGACTAGAGACTCTCAGTTTATATAAATGCAAAATGCTGAAGACAATTTTATGTGCTCCAAACACAATAAAGATAATGCTTATCTCACACTGTGAAACATTGGAGAAAGTAACTTTTTATCCAGACACAGTAGCACGTAGGTATATTTTTTATAATGATATAGTTTCGTTGACTGAGATTCAAGGCCAGTTTAAAATGCAAGCTATCTCAGAAATTGACAAAGTGATACTTGTTAGTTTGGGATGGATTAATTTAGAATATGTGAATTATCATGGCTTGCATATAGCATGTCCTGTCGGAACCTACCGTTACCAAGAAAAAATGCAATCAGCACAGGTGAATGCATGTTTCTTTTATCTCTATCTTCCTTTCTCTCCCAATATATGTTAAGTAAATGCAAGTGATTGAAGCTAATTGATTAACAAAAGCTGGATGGATGTGACAGATTCTTTATGAACATGGAATCTTCAGCACTTATCTTAAAGGCCAAGAGGTTCCAAAGTCCTTCACTCATCGAAGCAATGGTTCATCGTCAGTTATCTTGCACTCAAATACAAAGAATTGTCGGATTCGTGGGCTAAATGTGTGCATCAAAAGTTCGATCTCCTACTCCCCTAtggatgctcctataagaattgCAATAAGGAATTTGACAAAGAACTTCTCGTGGATATACCAACCTATAATGTATGTTTCATCAGAACCTAATGAAGTTAGAGTATGGTTAAGCCATTGGATGTTTGAGAACAATGAGTTTGAAGATGGCGATGAAGTTAGTGTTCACCTGAATGCAAAAACTGATTACGGATCCTTTTATAATGTTAAGCATTTCGGTGATGGACAAGAATATGCACATTTAAAGGAGTATGGGATCAGCCTTGTGTATGGTGACAAAAACAAGAAAGAAGATCCTTTGGCTTATTACAAGTCATGGAATCATATCATCACTCGAGATGTCTCTGCTGCTAAAATATTTTCTTTAAATGATTACCTTCTGATGCCTCATTGGCCAATTATGTATAAAAGAGATTATCGTTCGGCGCCTTACTGGCCAAAATAATACTTTATGTAATAAAGCCATGAAAGATGATCAAAATTCAGTATGGTTGTTGGGACTCAAAATAATGATATGAGTTTGTTCATATGTATaaatttatcaatcttgttttaactCTCACTGGTTAGACTCTTGTCTGGGTAGTAACCACATACAAAGTCCTGCTATTAATGTTTagttgtataatataatatatgcaTGATTATTTACCGGTCAGTAATTGGAAAACAAACATGTGAGCAAAATACAAAGTCCTAAAGTATATTTCCTTTCACTTTATCATTTGAGTTCGAGGCATATTACTAAATACATTTGTTTTGATCGTGATATGCTTATTTTCATTAAGGAAGTGATGCAGATGCTGTGACTGGGCTGTGCACGACTGGGCTGAGTGTTGGGCCAATTACTTTGGCTCGATATTTTGAGGAATTGGAGTTTGGGCCGTAGCAAATTTGATCAGTGAATATTGCTTAGGGGCTAAGGAGTTTGAAGATTAGAATTTTAAATAACAAACTCAAGTCTTATCTTTTATTTTTGTTACATACTTATCTGAGTAGTTAGTTGTTATTCCGTATTTATTTAGCTAGTTACTAGCATGAAAGAGGCAGTGATCAATTGTTATCTTTATCGTGAAATAAAATAAACCGAGAAGGTTTTTTTCCAGTCATTGTTCAATTCCTGTTCGTATTTGTTTAGCCACGATCGTCTACACTATTTGGTATCAGATTTCAGGCCATGGCTGAACATAGAACACACGGAGAAGGCACTAGCAGATACGCCGATAGAGGCAGCTATGTTGATCCCCGTGATGAAGAAATTGATCGCCTCTATAGGCGAATTGCAGAGCTCGAGCTGAACCGTGACAGAGAGTATAGTGATTCTGAACGCACACCTGATCGTTATGATTTTGGTAATCCGTTTGGTCGCCTCAACAATCACAGGGATTATCGAGAGGATCCCTTGCGTCATATAGGGATGAAAGTCGAGATTCCCGAATTTACAGGCACATCGCACCCTGACGACTTTCTGGATTGGCTCAGTACAGTTGAGCGTGTTTTTGATGTCAAAGACATACCCGAGAACTTGAAAGTGAAGCTTGTCGCCCTCAAACTCCGGAAACACGCTTCACTATGGTGGGACCATGTTAAGAAACAACGGGCTCTTGCTCGCAAATCTAAAGTCACAACATGGGAAAAGATGAGAAGATTAATGCGGGACAAGTTTTTACCAGAAAACTATAGACAAGAAGCTTTTGTCGATTACCATAACCTACAGCAACGGTCCATGAGCATTGATGAACTTATTCAAGAGTTTGATAAGCTGCGTATGAGATGTGATGTCAATGAAGAGGAGGAGCAAATTATCGCGCGATTTTTGGGTACGCTCAAGCCTGAAAATTGCAGATATTGTGCATCTCCAACCCTTTTGGACGTACAATGATGTATGTCGTCTCGCACTAAAGGTAGAAAAACAAC
This genomic stretch from Rutidosis leptorrhynchoides isolate AG116_Rl617_1_P2 chromosome 11, CSIRO_AGI_Rlap_v1, whole genome shotgun sequence harbors:
- the LOC139876284 gene encoding toll/interleukin-1 receptor-like protein; the encoded protein is MVEITEISQQSSPQSTPQSSPSYLYDVFLSFRGADTRYNFTNHLHKALLDSTIETFLDDAEIQTGEELKPELENAIKASRASVIVLSKNYASSRWCLDELVLILEQRRKFDQIVIPIFYHVEPADVRKQQNSFAVAMATYKQRMETEADAEKKSQWAQKIRQWKKALAEVADLKGKDAYGR
- the LOC139876283 gene encoding disease resistance-like protein DSC1, giving the protein MIGMKSDINTIKVFLKDDSSDNTQVLTLWGMAGIGKTYLADYIFKLHHIKFERSCFLEDIERRCTSSDELLDLQKRILKDFQDGSWMDVQDTNVGTYKIEKILLRKRTLLVLDGISKVEQLDALIGTKGLHPGCKLIITSKSESITEKCRLFETEVSPKRMRHFLEGLDRKESIQLLHWHAYGRNEPNEDDKEDSLKVAKYCNGHPLALKVLGSSIRYEDATWDEILESLSKKIHHDIQEVLQISFDSLPHEKDKELFKFIACFFVGKDKEFSEEILKASGKCRSFGIKNLTNRCLLTVCPYSNKLLMHQLLQDLGRYVVHQESPEKPWKRSLLWHHGDFVTVLQQKKGTTKIQGLVLDMKAFEDDTSRGSSSVDDYNNFKSFPFINWVLSLCSPSDNQQPVFETLAFSEMSNLRLLQLNYVKIRGSYKNLPKGLRWLCMHGFPLSFIPSELQMENMVALDMSNSNLQLLWKKPKVLKSLKFLNLSGCPKLLTVGSFTAFPVLERLTLAGCINMVEVSESIGNCHRLVVLNMSECHQLKKLPQTIGNLKNLRELLINGCINLGEFPVEMKDMESLEILEANNINIAPQVSSSAIVKAIPRSVNSYSISLPKSLVSLSLVNNNLSNESFPVDFIGLSVLRILYLDRNPITSLPDCVRSLTGLETLSLYKCKMLKTILCAPNTIKIMLISHCETLEKVTFYPDTVARRYIFYNDIVSLTEIQGQFKMQAISEIDKVILVSLGWINLEYVNYHGLHIACPVGTYRYQEKMQSAQILYEHGIFSTYLKGQEVPKSFTHRSNGSSSVILHSNTKNCRIRGLNVCIKSSISYSPMDAPIRIAIRNLTKNFSWIYQPIMYVSSEPNEVRVWLSHWMFENNEFEDGDEVSVHLNAKTDYGSFYNVKHFGDGQEYAHLKEYGISLVYGDKNKKEDPLAYYKSWNHIITRDVSAAKIFSLNDYLLMPHWPIMYKRDYRSAPYWPK